In Nicotiana tabacum cultivar K326 chromosome 11, ASM71507v2, whole genome shotgun sequence, a single window of DNA contains:
- the LOC107818217 gene encoding protein TONNEAU 1a — protein sequence MDDYTREMMDLKTLVTRTLEKKGVLAKIRAELRASVFEAIEEEDRAIEKDEALPPALLGSCNERAKQLHNSPSGRLLTALICEYFDWAQLNHTLKVYLPECNLPKDSWKSELKEFSSKNGYDLNRNGDSGPLLLDVLEGFLKYENLSQGRGAGRRLTIADAESLSNVETRNMRRPSSSSVAGGLPPLGRPGPAAQSSDRRAGSSIPGYRKDEYNWRYDNDELAEDVSRASSALENLQLDRKARNLTTSWRHGGDGMSEEDGRVE from the exons ATGGACGATTATACAAGAGAAATGATGGACCTCAAAACCCTCGTCACCCGAACCCTAGAGAAGAAAGGCGTCCTTGCCAAGATCCGA GCTGAACTTAGAGCAAGCGTTTTTGAGGCGATAGAAGAGGAGGATAGGGCAATTGAGAAGGATGAAGCCTTGCCTCCTGCACTACTGGGTAGCTGCAATGAGCGCGCAAAACAACTCCATAATTCCCCTTCAG GAAGGCTACTAACTGCACTGATATGTGAATATTTTGACTGGGCTCAACTAAACCACACACTTAAAGTTTATTTGCCAGAGTGTAATTTG CCAAAGGATTCTTGGAAATCAGAGCTAAAAGAATTTAGCAGCAAGAATGGATATGATCTTAACAGGAATGGGGATAGTGGTCCATTGCTTTTGGATGTTCTCGAAGGATTTTTGAAGTATGAG AACTTATCTCAAGGAAGGGGTGCTGGGAGGAGATTGACAATAGCAGatgctgaatctctttccaatGTAGAAACAAGGAACATGAGGAGGCCTTCTTCATCTTCAGTTGCTGGGGGCTTACCTCCATTGGGAAG GCCAGGTCCTGCTGCCCAGTCATCTG ATAGAAGAGCAGGTTCGTCAATACCTGGGTACAGGAAGGATGAATACAATTGGAGATATGACAACGATGAACTTGCAGAAGATGTAAGTCGTGCTTCATCTGCCTTGGAAAACCTTCAGTTGGACAGAAAAGCTCGGAACCTTACAACTTCCTGGCG GCATGGAGGGGATGGCATGTCCGAGGAAGATGGCAGGGTAGAATAG